The following proteins come from a genomic window of Polyangiaceae bacterium:
- a CDS encoding TolC family protein — translation MSSFRRLSSVFLSLSVVATAALAAAQPAPEAPAEQTEPTAPPVVRELPSQTNETEKVLTPVAGGLTADQVARRTVASSATVRAKLAEVEAAEAKVTQTAVQFFPRVTLKATYTRLSPVSSGFGSGALVGAGNPGLLTVGACPGGVGQCVLDSQGQPVGAAAFSIESLQNNYALSAQLAVPISDYVTRLSSAIAGSKAGKRSAQLAHKAERLKVQSDARTLFYTWVLAKGQVSVAEKSLERVRARKKDAEAAYSLGTISKADLMRLEALVANTELSVKEAQTFEKLSKDRLGIVMGEKTPQQHQIGEDVLAPARSGVQGNVDQLVNEALSRRLELKALQASSSALHHGASAASAGKWPRLDAFAEITYANPNQRYFPPTNRWDSTWSAGLSATWTLNEVFGGAASTKELEANARSVEAQRSALSDGIRQEVIAAYLDREKSRVAVQTSARAVKAAEEAYRVATDLYRVGRATTTELIDAESDLLQARLGVLSANVGLRVAEVRLRHAVGRDVRSS, via the coding sequence ATGAGCTCGTTCCGCCGACTATCATCCGTTTTTCTTTCGCTATCGGTCGTCGCGACGGCGGCCCTCGCCGCCGCTCAGCCGGCCCCTGAGGCGCCCGCCGAACAGACCGAGCCCACCGCGCCGCCGGTCGTCCGCGAGCTTCCGAGCCAGACCAACGAAACAGAGAAGGTGCTGACCCCCGTTGCTGGCGGGCTCACGGCCGACCAGGTGGCGCGCCGCACGGTGGCGTCGAGCGCGACGGTGCGGGCCAAGCTGGCAGAAGTGGAAGCCGCCGAGGCCAAGGTCACGCAGACGGCGGTGCAGTTCTTCCCCCGGGTCACGCTCAAGGCCACCTACACGCGGCTGTCGCCGGTGAGCAGTGGCTTCGGCAGCGGCGCCCTGGTGGGGGCGGGCAACCCGGGGCTCCTGACGGTGGGTGCTTGTCCCGGCGGAGTGGGACAATGCGTCCTGGATTCCCAGGGGCAGCCTGTCGGCGCAGCGGCGTTCTCCATCGAAAGCCTGCAGAACAACTACGCCCTGAGCGCACAGCTCGCCGTCCCCATCTCGGACTACGTCACGCGCTTGAGCAGCGCCATCGCGGGCTCCAAGGCCGGCAAGCGCTCGGCCCAGCTCGCCCACAAGGCGGAGCGCCTCAAGGTGCAGTCGGACGCCCGGACGCTGTTCTACACCTGGGTGTTGGCCAAGGGTCAGGTGTCGGTGGCCGAGAAGTCGCTCGAACGGGTTCGCGCGCGCAAGAAGGACGCGGAAGCCGCGTACTCGCTGGGTACGATCTCCAAGGCGGACTTGATGCGTCTCGAAGCGCTGGTGGCGAACACCGAACTGTCGGTGAAGGAAGCGCAGACCTTCGAGAAGCTATCGAAGGATCGCCTGGGCATCGTGATGGGCGAAAAGACGCCCCAGCAGCATCAGATCGGAGAGGACGTGCTGGCGCCCGCGCGGAGCGGCGTTCAAGGCAACGTGGACCAGCTGGTGAACGAGGCCCTCAGTCGCCGCCTCGAGCTCAAGGCGCTGCAGGCGTCGAGCTCCGCGCTGCACCACGGTGCGTCGGCAGCGTCGGCGGGGAAATGGCCCCGCTTGGACGCGTTCGCCGAAATCACTTACGCCAACCCGAACCAGCGCTACTTCCCGCCGACCAACCGCTGGGACTCCACCTGGTCCGCCGGCCTCTCGGCCACCTGGACCCTGAACGAGGTGTTCGGCGGCGCCGCCAGCACGAAGGAGCTGGAGGCCAACGCCCGCAGCGTGGAGGCGCAGCGCTCCGCCCTGTCCGACGGCATCCGCCAAGAGGTGATCGCCGCCTATCTCGACCGAGAGAAGTCCCGCGTCGCGGTGCAAACGTCGGCGCGCGCGGTGAAGGCCGCGGAAGAAGCATACCGGGTAGCGACGGATCTCTACCGCGTGGGCCGTGCGACCACGACGGAGCTGATCGACGCCGAGAGCGACCTGCTCCAGGCGCGTCTCGGTGTGCTGAGCGCCAACGTCGGCCTTCGGGTCGCCGAGGTGCGCCTGCGCCACGCGGTAGGTCGCGACGTGCGGAGCAGCTGA
- a CDS encoding J domain-containing protein, which yields MTDASDIDRIVEWDDVLDDSSYYEILGLLPIADGETIRVAFRQFALAFHPDMHQGLDQDVEPRLHRVFQRGAEAYRVLSNADLRLRYDMGLEKGQLRMPQAEIPRHASIPAPVRPLVELCKSAGAKACAKKATLLIDEGDLAGAKLEIERAIEFDGFATQELRERLDALEVALFAMGG from the coding sequence ATGACCGACGCTTCGGACATCGATCGCATCGTCGAGTGGGATGACGTCCTCGACGACTCGAGCTACTACGAGATCCTCGGGCTCTTGCCCATCGCCGACGGTGAAACGATCCGCGTGGCGTTCCGCCAGTTCGCCCTCGCCTTCCACCCGGACATGCACCAAGGCCTCGACCAAGACGTCGAGCCGCGACTTCACCGGGTGTTTCAGCGCGGCGCGGAGGCGTATCGCGTGCTCAGCAATGCAGACCTGCGCCTCCGCTACGACATGGGTCTCGAGAAGGGCCAGCTCCGAATGCCGCAAGCGGAGATCCCACGTCATGCCTCGATCCCGGCACCGGTGCGCCCGCTGGTGGAGCTGTGCAAGAGCGCGGGGGCCAAGGCGTGCGCCAAGAAGGCCACGCTGCTGATCGACGAAGGCGACCTGGCCGGAGCCAAGCTCGAGATCGAGCGCGCCATCGAGTTCGACGGCTTCGCCACCCAGGAGCTTCGCGAACGCCTGGACGCCCTCGAGGTCGCGCTCTTCGCCATGGGAGGCTGA
- a CDS encoding methionyl-tRNA formyltransferase, whose product MRTVFFGTPALSVPALRALADSSELVGVVCQPDRRSGRGLVLTPPPVKSVALELGVEVHQPVKVKTGNLHEWLLERRVDVAVVLAYGRILPEAVLEAPKHGCINLHASLLPRYRGAAPINWAIMEGESETGISLMQMDVGLDTGPVFFSRSLSIGADETAGELSERIAELAAVVVREDLPRAVSGELQPVPQDAARATHAPPLTREHCLLDFDGRAAALKNRVRGLCPRPGAFCFVRGKRLRLTRTEVSDLPAAGPPGRITIWGKERILVACGDGTLEIQRAQLEGRRELDARDLANGRALEEGDQLGLE is encoded by the coding sequence ATGCGTACCGTTTTCTTTGGGACGCCGGCCCTTTCGGTCCCAGCGCTCCGCGCCTTGGCGGACAGCAGCGAGCTGGTGGGGGTGGTTTGCCAACCCGATCGGCGGAGCGGGAGAGGCTTGGTGCTCACCCCCCCGCCGGTCAAGTCCGTAGCCCTCGAGCTGGGTGTGGAGGTCCACCAACCGGTCAAGGTCAAGACCGGCAACCTCCACGAATGGTTGTTGGAGCGGCGCGTGGACGTCGCGGTGGTGCTCGCCTACGGCCGGATCTTGCCGGAGGCCGTGCTCGAAGCCCCGAAACACGGCTGCATCAACCTCCACGCTTCACTCTTGCCCCGCTACCGCGGCGCAGCCCCCATCAACTGGGCGATCATGGAGGGCGAGAGCGAGACCGGCATCTCGCTGATGCAAATGGACGTAGGGCTCGATACCGGGCCCGTCTTTTTCAGTCGTTCCTTGAGCATCGGAGCAGACGAGACCGCCGGGGAGCTCAGCGAGCGCATCGCCGAGCTGGCGGCGGTGGTCGTGCGCGAGGATCTCCCCCGCGCGGTGAGCGGCGAGCTCCAGCCAGTCCCCCAGGACGCCGCCCGCGCCACCCACGCCCCGCCGCTCACCCGAGAACACTGCCTTCTGGACTTCGATGGCAGAGCCGCGGCCCTCAAGAACCGGGTGCGGGGTCTCTGTCCCCGGCCCGGGGCCTTCTGCTTCGTGCGCGGCAAGCGCTTGCGCCTGACCCGGACCGAGGTCTCGGACCTGCCCGCAGCGGGCCCGCCGGGCCGCATCACCATCTGGGGCAAGGAGCGGATCCTGGTGGCCTGTGGCGACGGCACCCTCGAGATCCAGCGCGCTCAGCTCGAGGGTCGCCGGGAGCTCGATGCTCGGGACTTGGCCAACGGCCGCGCCTTGGAGGAGGGTGACCAGCTGGGTCTCGAATGA
- the lon gene encoding endopeptidase La: MSEKKKSQPATQTPSSEDDIKFGDELAVLPIRNAVLFPGAVAPFDVGREKSVALVEDVHNLPSPVIAIFAQRDPSTDDPGPDDLYPVGCAARVLKALKHSSGNYSLILQGLTRIRMDEMTSSAPYLKAKVTRVEGAPVEDVEAEALAMSLRDVAKQVIQLMPELPREAGSLIDSIQAPGALADLVAANLDAPVEEKAQLIETVDVKERIRKVLRLLTRQLEILKMRERINSQIKEEMGKNQREYVLRQQLKAIKEELGEDEGDQGDLDGLEERLAKANLPSEADSVAKKQLKRLRSMQVGSAEYTVVRTYLDWILDLPWTNSTEDNMDIAEVRRVLDEDHYGLDKVKKRIVEYLAVRKLKKDKKGPILCLLGPPGVGKTSLGRSIARSLGRKFVRISLGGVHDEAAIRGHRRTYVGALPGQIIQGMKKAGTINPVFMMDEVDKIGHDFRGDPSAALLEVLDPEQNNTFADHYLEIPYDLSNVMFVATANIADPIPPPLRDRMEILEIPGYTRREKLAIARQHLIPKQLEEHGLTEEQLAITDEAVEEIIEHYTREAGVRSLERQIASVIRGVAVKVAEGDNTPRKVKTEDDLREFLGATKYTSEVAERTEETGVATGLAWTSVGGEILFIEATRMFGTGKLQLTGQLGDVMKESAHAALSYVRTNAEKYGIPKDFLEKSDIHIHIPAGAMPKDGPSAGITMFTALVSLLTGIRVRHDVAMTGEISLRGRVLPIGGLKEKTLAAHRAGIKRVIIPDRNKADLEEVPKEVTNELEFVHVSKLDEVLEAALESVPQPSQAYLAAQQEAAAAGATTSSN; this comes from the coding sequence ATGAGTGAAAAGAAGAAGTCGCAGCCTGCCACCCAGACGCCCTCGAGTGAGGACGACATCAAGTTCGGGGACGAGCTGGCCGTCTTGCCGATTCGCAACGCCGTGCTGTTCCCGGGGGCAGTGGCTCCCTTCGACGTGGGGCGCGAGAAGTCGGTGGCTCTGGTGGAGGACGTCCACAACCTGCCATCGCCCGTCATCGCGATTTTCGCCCAGCGAGACCCCTCGACCGACGACCCGGGGCCGGATGACCTCTACCCCGTGGGCTGCGCGGCGCGGGTGCTGAAGGCACTCAAGCACAGCTCGGGCAACTACTCGCTGATCCTCCAAGGCCTGACTCGCATTCGCATGGACGAGATGACGTCCAGCGCGCCCTACCTCAAGGCGAAGGTGACGCGCGTGGAGGGCGCACCGGTGGAGGACGTGGAGGCCGAGGCCTTGGCCATGAGCCTTCGGGACGTCGCCAAGCAGGTCATCCAGCTGATGCCCGAGCTGCCTCGGGAGGCCGGTTCGCTGATCGACTCGATCCAAGCGCCGGGCGCGCTGGCGGATCTGGTGGCTGCCAACCTGGACGCCCCCGTGGAGGAAAAGGCCCAGCTGATCGAGACGGTGGATGTGAAGGAGCGCATTCGCAAGGTGCTCCGCCTGCTCACCCGCCAGCTGGAGATCCTCAAGATGCGTGAGCGCATCAACTCCCAGATCAAGGAGGAGATGGGCAAGAACCAGCGCGAGTACGTGCTGCGGCAGCAGCTCAAGGCGATCAAGGAAGAGCTGGGCGAGGACGAAGGCGACCAGGGCGACCTCGATGGTCTCGAGGAGCGCTTGGCCAAGGCCAACCTGCCGAGCGAGGCAGACAGCGTCGCGAAGAAGCAGCTCAAGCGCCTGCGCTCCATGCAGGTGGGCAGCGCGGAGTACACCGTGGTGCGCACCTACCTGGACTGGATCCTCGATCTTCCGTGGACGAACTCCACGGAGGACAACATGGACATCGCCGAGGTGCGGCGCGTGCTCGACGAGGACCACTACGGCCTCGACAAGGTCAAGAAGCGCATCGTCGAGTACCTCGCCGTCCGCAAGCTGAAGAAGGACAAGAAGGGTCCGATCCTGTGTCTGCTCGGGCCGCCCGGCGTGGGCAAGACCAGCCTGGGGCGCAGCATCGCGCGGTCCCTGGGGCGTAAGTTCGTGCGCATCAGCCTTGGTGGCGTGCACGACGAGGCGGCCATCCGTGGCCACCGCCGCACTTACGTGGGCGCGCTGCCGGGTCAGATCATCCAAGGCATGAAGAAGGCGGGCACCATCAACCCGGTCTTCATGATGGACGAGGTCGACAAGATCGGTCACGACTTCCGCGGCGATCCGAGCGCTGCGCTCCTGGAGGTGTTGGACCCGGAGCAGAACAACACGTTCGCCGACCACTACCTGGAGATCCCCTACGATCTGTCCAACGTGATGTTCGTGGCGACCGCCAACATCGCCGATCCGATCCCGCCGCCACTTCGGGACCGCATGGAGATCCTCGAAATCCCCGGCTACACCCGGCGTGAGAAGCTCGCCATCGCGCGCCAGCATCTGATCCCGAAGCAGCTGGAAGAGCACGGGCTCACGGAGGAGCAGCTCGCAATCACCGACGAGGCCGTGGAAGAGATCATCGAGCATTACACGCGCGAAGCCGGCGTGCGCTCTCTGGAGCGGCAGATCGCCAGCGTGATTCGCGGTGTGGCGGTGAAGGTCGCCGAAGGCGACAACACCCCGCGCAAGGTGAAGACCGAGGACGACCTGCGCGAGTTCCTCGGCGCCACCAAGTACACCAGCGAGGTGGCGGAGCGTACGGAGGAGACGGGTGTGGCCACCGGCCTGGCGTGGACCAGCGTGGGTGGAGAGATCCTGTTCATCGAAGCCACGCGCATGTTCGGCACCGGCAAGCTGCAGCTCACCGGACAGCTGGGCGACGTCATGAAGGAGAGCGCCCATGCGGCGCTGTCCTACGTGCGGACCAACGCCGAGAAGTACGGCATCCCCAAGGACTTCCTGGAGAAGAGCGACATCCACATCCACATTCCTGCGGGCGCCATGCCCAAGGACGGTCCCAGCGCCGGTATCACCATGTTCACGGCGCTGGTTTCGCTGCTCACCGGGATCCGCGTGCGGCACGACGTCGCCATGACCGGCGAGATTTCGCTCCGTGGTCGCGTGCTTCCCATCGGCGGGCTGAAGGAGAAGACCCTCGCGGCCCATCGGGCGGGCATCAAGCGCGTGATCATTCCGGATCGGAACAAGGCCGACCTGGAAGAGGTGCCCAAGGAAGTGACGAACGAGCTCGAGTTCGTCCACGTCAGCAAGCTCGACGAGGTGCTGGAAGCGGCCCTCGAGAGCGTTCCGCAGCCGTCGCAGGCGTACCTTGCGGCTCAGCAAGAAGCCGCGGCGGCGGGGGCGACGACCAGCAGCAACTGA
- a CDS encoding Hsp70 family protein gives MGAVVGIDLGTTNTVVAVVKDGQAAALADDGGERLLPSVVSFHPSGNVLVGRAAKERRMVDASNTIYSIKRLIGRSWDSEEVRRARERFPFEMREGPGQATLVVARNETYTLPEISAFVLRRAKAIAEAALGESVERAVITVPANFNDLQRAATKVAGRVAGLEVLRILNEPTAAALAYGYGKAANERIAVYDFGGGTFDITLLDLSENVFEVLATAGNTFLGGDDIDLAVAERMADAFLATHRYDPRTDKQAFERLRASAEVVKMRLSAEPTVTITVPEVAHGKGGQPLNLEFSMSRGELEALAGPIAEQTFDVCREALGIARLKPDDFDQVLLVGGSTRIPLVRDRVEDFFRRPVLGHISPDEVVAIGAAIQAAALTGAERRRGDIPAPPKPASRGSRPPGRPRTLPPGERPSRPWEPNTEPYGGRPRIPTSPGISPEEATLAAPRRPLVVQPPGGAVSQPSPHTQDRSSRPRTSPGIPGAPETVAGLGARGRIPTGPGLGPAAQEARRRMASAPDTTLTSASEAAARAQREAARKSAPSVRQRLPSVADAGVPLPIVGSDDSADADEFTKPNNFASTPSIDDATAERHDVAESLARFSSRHPQVEGDRPVMSTLTSARAAAEKAKQTTDDSVAVYELDESELLDDGSVVARGPSTAQIRSLASPASTDEVTQVTGGNKRRTGSVVDEHMLPIPDVPEMEDNTAQSPGAAPAPKFGTMQLGGFGTAPMPAVPEPAAPLPPSPMAAAAAPQAPAVPVPVPAPAPLLPDLGPAPWETAEPAAAPHPAAAPGPQAPLLVDVTPLSLVVETVGGYCDAIIVRNTPVPCEETRSFVTAADNQTAVRVRVSQGESNHFSQNTLLGEVELGGLRPAPRGQVNIAVTFALDTDGILNVRARDTMTGQQAVTRVRLVAVPQASDVAAMAARHAGHNVVG, from the coding sequence ATGGGAGCGGTAGTCGGTATCGACCTGGGCACGACCAACACGGTCGTGGCGGTGGTCAAGGACGGTCAAGCGGCGGCCCTTGCCGACGACGGCGGCGAGCGCCTGTTGCCGTCGGTCGTCTCCTTCCACCCGAGCGGCAACGTGTTGGTGGGCCGCGCGGCGAAGGAGCGCCGCATGGTGGACGCCAGCAACACCATCTACTCCATCAAGCGACTCATCGGTCGTAGCTGGGATTCCGAAGAAGTGCGCCGCGCCCGCGAGCGCTTCCCGTTCGAGATGCGCGAAGGGCCCGGCCAGGCAACGCTGGTGGTGGCGCGCAACGAGACCTATACGCTGCCCGAGATCAGCGCCTTCGTGCTCCGCCGCGCCAAGGCCATCGCGGAAGCGGCCTTGGGCGAAAGCGTGGAGCGCGCGGTGATCACCGTGCCGGCGAACTTCAACGACCTGCAGCGCGCCGCCACCAAGGTCGCGGGACGCGTCGCGGGGCTCGAGGTGCTGCGCATCTTGAACGAGCCGACGGCGGCGGCGCTGGCGTATGGCTACGGCAAGGCGGCCAACGAACGCATCGCGGTCTACGACTTCGGCGGCGGCACCTTCGACATCACGCTGCTCGATCTGTCGGAGAACGTCTTCGAGGTGCTCGCCACTGCCGGCAACACCTTCCTCGGTGGCGACGACATCGATCTCGCCGTCGCCGAGCGCATGGCGGATGCCTTCCTGGCGACCCACCGCTACGATCCGCGCACCGACAAGCAAGCCTTCGAGCGCCTCCGCGCTTCGGCGGAAGTCGTGAAGATGCGCCTGTCGGCGGAGCCCACGGTCACCATCACGGTTCCCGAGGTCGCCCACGGCAAGGGTGGGCAGCCGCTGAACCTCGAGTTTTCCATGTCCCGAGGCGAGCTCGAGGCCCTGGCAGGGCCCATCGCGGAGCAGACCTTCGACGTGTGTCGCGAGGCGCTCGGCATCGCGCGGCTCAAGCCCGACGACTTCGACCAGGTGCTGCTGGTGGGCGGCTCCACGCGCATCCCGCTGGTGCGCGATCGCGTGGAGGACTTCTTCCGGCGCCCGGTGCTCGGTCACATCAGCCCCGACGAGGTCGTGGCCATCGGCGCCGCGATCCAGGCCGCGGCGCTGACCGGCGCAGAACGACGGCGCGGCGACATCCCGGCGCCGCCGAAGCCCGCGTCCCGCGGATCACGCCCGCCGGGACGACCGCGTACGCTTCCTCCGGGCGAGCGTCCCAGCCGCCCGTGGGAGCCGAACACCGAGCCCTACGGCGGTCGTCCTCGCATCCCCACGTCTCCGGGCATCTCTCCGGAAGAAGCGACCCTGGCGGCGCCGCGGCGCCCCCTCGTGGTGCAGCCCCCGGGGGGCGCGGTGAGCCAGCCATCGCCGCACACGCAGGACCGCTCTTCGCGACCCCGCACTTCGCCGGGCATTCCGGGGGCGCCAGAAACCGTCGCCGGGCTCGGTGCCCGCGGCCGCATCCCCACCGGGCCAGGCCTCGGTCCCGCGGCCCAGGAAGCGCGCCGGAGGATGGCATCCGCGCCGGACACCACTCTGACCAGCGCCTCGGAAGCCGCGGCGCGCGCCCAGCGCGAGGCCGCGCGCAAGAGCGCGCCCTCCGTCCGCCAACGGCTCCCGAGCGTGGCGGACGCCGGCGTGCCGTTGCCCATCGTGGGCAGCGACGACAGCGCCGACGCCGATGAGTTCACCAAGCCCAACAACTTCGCCAGCACGCCGTCGATCGACGACGCCACGGCGGAGCGCCACGACGTCGCCGAGTCGCTGGCGCGCTTCAGCAGCCGTCATCCACAGGTCGAGGGCGATCGACCGGTGATGAGCACGCTGACCAGCGCGCGCGCGGCCGCCGAGAAGGCGAAGCAGACGACCGACGACAGCGTCGCCGTGTACGAGCTCGACGAGAGCGAGCTCCTGGACGACGGCAGCGTGGTCGCCCGCGGACCGAGCACGGCGCAAATCCGCTCGCTCGCTTCCCCGGCGTCCACGGACGAAGTCACGCAAGTCACCGGAGGCAACAAGCGCCGCACCGGTTCCGTCGTGGACGAGCACATGTTGCCGATCCCCGACGTGCCGGAGATGGAAGACAACACCGCGCAGTCCCCCGGCGCTGCGCCCGCGCCGAAGTTCGGCACCATGCAGCTCGGTGGTTTCGGCACGGCGCCGATGCCGGCCGTGCCGGAGCCCGCCGCGCCCCTGCCGCCCTCGCCCATGGCCGCCGCCGCCGCGCCACAAGCGCCTGCGGTGCCGGTCCCGGTGCCTGCCCCGGCACCGCTGCTCCCCGACCTGGGTCCCGCCCCTTGGGAAACGGCCGAGCCCGCCGCAGCACCCCATCCCGCCGCGGCGCCCGGCCCACAAGCACCGCTGCTCGTGGACGTGACGCCGCTGTCGCTGGTGGTGGAGACCGTGGGCGGCTATTGCGACGCGATCATCGTGCGCAACACCCCGGTGCCCTGCGAGGAAACGCGCTCCTTCGTCACTGCCGCGGACAACCAGACCGCCGTCCGGGTTCGCGTCAGCCAAGGGGAGAGCAACCACTTCTCGCAGAACACCCTGTTGGGCGAGGTCGAGCTCGGCGGCTTGCGCCCGGCTCCCCGAGGGCAGGTCAACATCGCCGTGACCTTCGCCCTCGACACCGACGGGATCCTCAACGTCCGCGCCCGCGACACCATGACCGGTCAGCAAGCCGTCACCCGCGTGCGCCTGGTCGCGGTACCGCAAGCGAGCGACGTGGCGGCGATGGCCGCGCGACACGCCGGCCACAACGTGGTCGGATGA
- a CDS encoding ROK family protein: MGLRTLSIDIGGTGTKMLVLDADGQPVTERMREKTPHPTTPKALLHTLSVMIAAHKPFDRVSVGFPGVVAHGVVRTAPNLGTELWEGQSLQTEIAELTGRPTRVINDADLQGYGVIQGTGVELVLTLGTGLGSGLYVDGRLVPNLELGHHPFRKGDTYEERVGEAQLDRIGKKKWTKRVMRMLAQLEPIFNYDRLHLGGGNVKKLTEKLPDNVIRFDNVKGMMGGIRLWEAGG; encoded by the coding sequence ATGGGACTCCGCACTCTTTCCATCGACATCGGCGGTACGGGAACCAAGATGCTGGTGCTCGACGCAGATGGACAACCCGTCACCGAGCGCATGCGGGAGAAGACTCCGCACCCGACGACACCGAAGGCGCTATTGCACACGCTTTCCGTGATGATCGCGGCACACAAGCCGTTCGACCGCGTGTCGGTGGGCTTCCCAGGGGTGGTCGCGCACGGCGTGGTGCGCACGGCACCGAACCTGGGGACCGAGCTCTGGGAAGGCCAATCCCTGCAGACCGAGATCGCCGAGCTCACGGGGCGGCCCACGCGCGTGATCAACGACGCGGACCTCCAGGGCTACGGCGTGATCCAGGGCACGGGCGTCGAGCTCGTGCTCACCCTGGGCACCGGGCTCGGATCCGGCCTGTACGTGGACGGCCGGCTGGTTCCCAACCTGGAGCTCGGCCACCACCCCTTCCGCAAGGGCGACACCTACGAAGAACGCGTGGGCGAGGCCCAGCTCGATCGCATCGGCAAGAAGAAGTGGACCAAGCGCGTGATGCGCATGCTCGCGCAGCTAGAACCCATCTTCAATTACGACCGGCTGCATCTCGGCGGCGGCAACGTGAAGAAGCTCACCGAAAAGCTGCCCGACAACGTGATCCGCTTCGACAACGTCAAGGGCATGATGGGGGGCATTCGCTTGTGGGAGGCGGGGGGCTGA